The DNA sequence CAATAACTGGCCTCTGTTAGGATTTTGCTTATAGACCCAAGCTGCACTGAGAGCTTGTTCTGGTCTCCTGCAATTCTAGAGGAATATTCAATAACAGTTTCAACTCCGCCTCTGTCAAATCTGTTAAGCCCTTCACGGTCACATACTGACTTTATAAAACATGCATACTGTGAGAGAACTTCGTCATCCCTATCTACTATGTAGTCAAAATCAGCTTTGGCTTTAAAAAGTTTTCTAAAATCTTCGTCATATGCGTAGAGCATCTGATAGAGCTGTGAGCTTCCTGCAATAATAACTTTTATATCTAACTTCACAGGCTCAGGGCGTATGCCTACAGTGCTTGAGAAACCATACTGCTCGTAGACGTCTTCAATTCTTAGCTCTTCATTTTCTAGCGCCTTTTTAAGAGAGTCCCAAACAAAGGGATACTTAAACAGATCAAGCGCATCTAATACGATATAGCCTCCGCTTGCTTTTGCGATTGAGCCCGCTCTTATCATTGTAAAGTCTGTAACCAAAGCTCCAAACCGGGCCTCTTTTTCGATGCTGCCGAACAAGTTGGAATATGTCGGATGAGTTTCTGATATAACCGGGGCGCCATTGGTATTGGAGTTGTCTATAAACACATTCACTTTATATTCAGTAAACGAGGGCTCTTGCTGGGGCATTCTATAGGGCATAGGCGCTGCAATAGGAGATCCTGTAGGTGCACCTTTTGCAGGCAGGAAATGATCTATATTCTCTAATATATGCTTTTGAAGCTGATCAAAATAATCAATTACATCAGGGAATCCTTTATATTTCTCTCTGATTATATCTATTAGATCACGTACTGAAAAAAGAGCTACCTTTTTTTCAAGCTCCTTTACTTTTTCAGTAGCCTCTCTCTCTAGCTTTC is a window from the Thermodesulfobacteriota bacterium genome containing:
- a CDS encoding ATP-binding protein, which produces KLEREATEKVKELEKKVALFSVRDLIDIIREKYKGFPDVIDYFDQLQKHILENIDHFLPAKGAPTGSPIAAPMPYRMPQQEPSFTEYKVNVFIDNSNTNGAPVISETHPTYSNLFGSIEKEARFGALVTDFTMIRAGSIAKASGGYIVLDALDLFKYPFVWDSLKKALENEELRIEDVYEQYGFSSTVGIRPEPVKLDIKVIIAGSSQLYQMLYAYDEDFRKLFKAKADFDYIVDRDDEVLSQYACFIKSVCDREGLNRFDRGGVETVIEYSSRIAGDQNKLSVQLGSISKILTEASYWAKVDNNSKAIKRAHVERAIDEKIYRSSMVEDKIQEMIAKGSIMVDTQGLVVGQINGLAVYNMGDYAFGKPSRITCETYMGTEGLINIDRRAKLSGNIHDKGVLILSGYIGTQYAQNKPLSLSASIGFEQSYEMVDGDSASTAELVVLLSSLSDIPIKQSFAITGSVNQKGQIQPIGGVNEKVEGFYQVCKAKGFTGEQGVIIPHQNVKNLMLNREVVSAIKKKEFHIYPVETVDQAVELLTGKEAGKRGSTGKFKTGTVNYLVDKKLREFAEDYRKFGRQTNNNNKKTNGSN